One genomic window of Glycine max cultivar Williams 82 chromosome 16, Glycine_max_v4.0, whole genome shotgun sequence includes the following:
- the LOC102660023 gene encoding uncharacterized protein: MKNLTSLGLGSNQFHVPISRNLSGCLRLEAINLARNHLNAGVPVTLKNLQSLTQLSVSNSSLHNLSATLESEQRFNPKVVKSTQEAADAGSVMESSQCVPISYILDISRVKMSVFVSCSMFVLHRLFHLQALKGTGVSTTIMALQHDHQKLEIIGFPFGFDAVAGFLITIAICFTSG; encoded by the exons ATGAAAAATCTAACCTCCCTTGGTCTTGGTTCCAATCAATTCCATGTTCCAATCTCTAGAAATCTATCAGGTTGTCTAAGATTGGAAGCCATTAATCTTGCTAGGAACCATCTCAATGCTGGAGTACCTGTCACTCTCAAGAATCTTCAGTCCTTAACCCAACTTTCAGTTTCAAACTCCAGCTTGCATAATTTGTCTGCAACACTAGAG TCAGAGCAAAGGTTCAATCCCAAAGTGGTTAAGTCGACGCAAGAAGCTGCAGATGCTGGATCTGTCATGGAATCATCTCAGTG TGTCCCCATATCTTATATTTTAGATATTAGTCGTGTCAAAATGTCCGTATTTGTGTCATGTTCGATGTTTGTGCTTCATAGACTTTTCCATCTACAAGCTTTGAAGGGAACAGGGGTCTCTACTACCATTATGGCACTTCAGCATGATCACCAGAAGTTGGAGATCATTGGTTTTCCATTTGGATTTGATGCTGTTGCTGGTTTTCTTATAACCATCGCCATTTGTTTCACTTCTGGatga